ACGCCGAGGTTGAACGACGAAATCGGCGCGAATTCACCTCGTGATTTCTGGCGCACGAGCTCCGAAATGGTCTTTTGCGGATACGCCCGCTGGCCGGTTATCATTTCGTAAAGCACCGACCCCAGCGAGAAGATGTCGCTGCGGTGGTCGATGTCCCTCCCCTCGAGCTGCTCGGGCGAGAGATAGGCGAGCGACCCCATCACCTTGCCGCCGATGGTGTGCAGGCTCACCTCGCTGGGCCGCGCGATGCCGAAGTCCATCAGCTTGACCATCCCGTCCTTCGAGATGATGATGTTGTCGGGTTTGATGTCGCGGTGGATGAGCCCTTTGTAAACCTTTCCGTACAGCGTGTAGTCCTTGAAGTGGGCGTAGTGGAGCGACTGGCACACGAAGTAGGCCGTGATGAGCGCGACGGGCAGCGGAAAACGGCCGTGCGTGGTGATGAGGTCGCGGATCGACAAGCCGTCCACGAATTCCATTTCGAGAAAGGGGACCTGCTGCTCCCAGTAGCCGAGGTTGTGGATCTCGACGATGTTGGGGTGGTGGATGTCGGCGAGGATTTTCGCTTCGGTAAAGAACCGCTCGCGCAGTTCCTTGTCAGATGCGTTCTTGAGGATCTTGAGCGCCCGCGTCACCTCGAGCCCCTCGTGCCACACCTTGTACACATTGGCCATGCCGCCCTCGCCCACGAGCTTGACGATGCGGTTGGGGCCGATCTTGTCGTCCACCTTGGGCATGGGCGACTGGTATGGATTGACCGCGGGGCCTTGTGTGGGCCGGATATAGCGTTTTGCCGGTTGGTTGGGTTCGGATTGTTCATTCATGGAGCGTTCGCCTGGTTTCTATGTGGTGACGGACAACGTTTCTATAGTATAGAATGATTCCGGTAAAAAGAAAATACATTTTGACTCGACTTTATTTTTATCGAAAGGTATTTTGGAGACAAGAAAAAATACAAAAATGGTGGGGGAAGCATCCCCCTCGCTGCGGCCCGGTCTCGCTTTTAAATATTTTCCACGATCTCGTATCCGGAAATTTGCGTGACCGGTCCTACGCTGCCCCCTCCTGGGTGCGGCCGGGTGCCGGCATCTTCAAGCTCCACACATCCGCTGGGCGCACCCGCGGTGAGCAGTTGTGAGGAAAAATTTAATTCGATTTTCTCAATTATCAATAATAAATAACGAATCAAGGTGTCATTGCGAGCATCGAGAAGCAATCGTCCGTTGATTGATTCGATGCCTTTTTCTGTCAACCGTCAACTGTAAACATAGAATTTGCAATCATGAACATCCTGATCATCCGCCTGTCCTCCATGGGCGACGTCATCCTCGCGACGTCGGTGTTTTCCTATTTGAAAAGAGAACTTCCCGTATCAAAGATTTGGTTTGTCACACAGGAAAAGTACGCCGAACTCTTTTCATACGACACAAGACTTGCGCGGGTCGTTCCGGTACAAAAGGGGGCTGAAAAGGCGGCGGCAAGGGAGCTTGCCGGCGTCGAATGGAACAGGATCATCGACCTGCAGAACAGCCCGAAAAGCCGCATGCTGCGGAAAGGCCTTTTGTCAAGGCAGCCCGCAGCGGCATTTCAAAAGCTGCATGGAAGGAGGCTGGCGCTTTTATGGGCCGGGATCAACCTGTATCGGCACGGCGACCACGTCGTCGCCCGCTACGCAAAGGCCGCCGGCTTTTCGAAACGCGACGGCGCACCGTTCCCTTCGGCGGGCATAATACTTGACAAGAAGAAATGCGAGGCGGTACGGAAAAGCGCGTCCGGCAGCGCCATGGTGCGGCCCATGATCGCCCTGTTTCCCTTCAGCGCGTGGAAGAACAAGGAATGGCCCACGGCAAATTACGCGTTTGTCGGACGGTATTTTTCGATAAAGGGATGGGGCGTCATGATCGCCGGCGGCCCGCAGGACGTCGCGGCGGCCGAAGCGTTAAAGCGCAGGATCGGCGGACAATGCCTTTCGACTGCCGGCGCGCTGTCGCTGTACGAAACCGCGTGCCTCGTCAGCATTTGTAAACTAGCGCTCGGCAACGACACCGGGCTTTGCCACCTGGCGCGCGCGTGCGGCGTGAAAACCGGCGTCATCTATGGACCCACCACGGCGCACTTCGGTTTTTTTCCCTATGGCGATCCGCCGTTCCGTGTTTTCGAGGCGCGGCATTTCTGCAGGCCGTGCCACGCGCACGGCGGAAACATCTGTTACACCGGTTCGCGGCGCTGCATGACGAAGATCAGGCCGGAGATGGTGATTAAAGGACTCGAGGAGTTGCATAATGATGGAAAATCCTGACAATCCGCGGTGATGAGAACGAAAAAAGATTGCAATGCTTTTTTCAGTCAACCATATCAAATGTTGTCAGGGGCTTGACTCTTTTTTCTGCACCCATCATTTTTAATGTTGTATGAAAAAAAGAATGGCGGCATTTTTTCTTGTTATCATCGTCAGCGCGTCCTGTACCGCCTTTTGCGCCGAAGTAACCCCCTCTTTCGATAGCTATGTTCAGTATTTCGCCGGTATTTCAATGCTCATGACCGACTCCAAAAGCAGCAGGCCCCAGAAAGCCGAGCGCTACCGCCGCCTGCGCCTGCTCACCGGCGTCAGCGCGGAACAGGCAAAGGCGTTCGCGCGGAAATACCAGAGCGATCCCGAAGGCTGGCAGAAATTCATGGGCGCGGTCCAGCAGGTTATTCAGAAAAAATGACGGCGGGCGGGGAGCAGCGCCGGCAATTCTAGAAGGAGTTTTACTATGGCAAGCGACGTCCTGTTTGAGTTTACCGATGCGAATTTTGAGGCCGAGGCGCTCAAGGCGCCCCTTCCGGTGCTCGTCGATTTCTGGGCCGAATGGTGCGGGCCGTGCAAGATGCTCACGCCCATCATCGAGGAGGTGGCGCAGGAGTACGGCGCCAAAGTGAAAATCGGCAAGCTCAACGTGGACCAGTCGCCCGCGACCGCTTCGCGCTACTCGGTGAGCAACATCCCCACGATCCTCTTTATCAAGGCGGGAAACGTCGTGGACCAGCAGGTGGGACTGCTTGCAAAAAAGGCGCTGAAGGCGAAAATAGATTCATTCCTACAATCTTGAGGCGCGTGCGCGAGGACTGGCGCATTGCCGCTGCATGCAACCACCACGGTGTGAACCGTTGTTCACCGTAAAGCATGCTGCTGTTTGCAAATCCATGCGGGAAAGTCCGGCAATCAAGTAAATTAATGGACAATTACGATGTATGAAAATTGTAGCGCTTAACCCTCCCTTTCTTCCGCGGTATTCGCGGGAATCTCGCTCGCCGGCCGTTGCCAAGAGCGGCACGCTGTATTATCCCATGTGGCTCGCCTACGCGGTGGGATTTCTTGAAAAGCAAGGCCACGAGGTGCTCTTCATCGATGCGCCTGCGGCAGGCCTTTCGTACGAACAAGTGGAGCAGCGTGTTGCCGGATTCTCCCCGCAGCTTGCCGTGGTGGACACCTCAACGCCGAGCATCTACAGCGACGTCCGGGTGGCGTGCTCGCTCAAGCGGAAAATCCCCGGCCTGTTCGCCGTGTGCGTGGGCGTGCACGTGTCGGCCCTGCCCGAGCAGACGCTTTCGCTTGAGGCGGGGCTCGACGCCGTTGCTTTCGGGGAATATGAGGCGACGCTCGCCGAGCTGGCTACGGTGCTGTCCTCAACGGCCAAAAAGGGCGCGCTGTCCTTGATAGCGGGCATTGCGTACCGCGACGCATCCGGCGCCATCAAACGCAACGGCCCGCGAGAATACATCGACAACCTCGACGAATTGCCCATGGTTTCGGCGGTGTACAAAAAGCACCTGAGCGTGGAGCCGTACTTTTACGGCCACAGCAGGCATCCGCTCATCGTGATCATGACCGGCAGGGGATGCCCGTTCCACTGCACGTTCTGCGTGGTGCCGCAGGTGCTGCAGGGTCACCGCTACCGCCGGCGCTCGGTGCAAGGCGTCGTGGACGAATTCATTTACATACGCGACAACTTCCCGCAGGTGCGCGAGATCATGATCGAGGACGACACGCTCACCGCAGACCCCAGGCGCTGCCGCGAGCTTTCGGCCGCGTTGATCGCGGCGGGAGCGACGCTTGTTCCGTGGTCGGCCAATTCACGCGCCGACGTCGACTTCGAGACCATGGCCGCCATGAAAAAGGCCGGGTGCAGGCTGTTCTGCGTGGGGTTCGAGAGCGGCGACCAGCAAATTCTTAACAACATCAAAAAGGGCACCACCATCGAGAAGATACGGCGCTTCATGAAGGACGCCAGGCGCGCCGGCATTCTCGTCCACGGCTGCTTCATGGTGGGAAACAGGGGAGAAACGCGGGAAACGCTCGAGACCACGCTCCGGTTTGCCAAGGAGCTCGGGCCCGACACCGCGCAGTTTTTCCCGATCATGGCG
This genomic window from Chitinivibrionales bacterium contains:
- a CDS encoding serine/threonine-protein kinase, which gives rise to MNEQSEPNQPAKRYIRPTQGPAVNPYQSPMPKVDDKIGPNRIVKLVGEGGMANVYKVWHEGLEVTRALKILKNASDKELRERFFTEAKILADIHHPNIVEIHNLGYWEQQVPFLEMEFVDGLSIRDLITTHGRFPLPVALITAYFVCQSLHYAHFKDYTLYGKVYKGLIHRDIKPDNIIISKDGMVKLMDFGIARPSEVSLHTIGGKVMGSLAYLSPEQLEGRDIDHRSDIFSLGSVLYEMITGQRAYPQKTISELVRQKSRGEFAPISSFNLGVPKSVEDVVKKSMALSRDDRFGTAAEMANALYREFKMITDRAPADVVFDFIKNPAARGPDIEVAPRAKKEAWSTPVLVAVTAGGAVLLLALLFFAARFFHLLP
- a CDS encoding glycosyltransferase family 9 protein translates to MNILIIRLSSMGDVILATSVFSYLKRELPVSKIWFVTQEKYAELFSYDTRLARVVPVQKGAEKAAARELAGVEWNRIIDLQNSPKSRMLRKGLLSRQPAAAFQKLHGRRLALLWAGINLYRHGDHVVARYAKAAGFSKRDGAPFPSAGIILDKKKCEAVRKSASGSAMVRPMIALFPFSAWKNKEWPTANYAFVGRYFSIKGWGVMIAGGPQDVAAAEALKRRIGGQCLSTAGALSLYETACLVSICKLALGNDTGLCHLARACGVKTGVIYGPTTAHFGFFPYGDPPFRVFEARHFCRPCHAHGGNICYTGSRRCMTKIRPEMVIKGLEELHNDGKS
- the trxA gene encoding thioredoxin; amino-acid sequence: MASDVLFEFTDANFEAEALKAPLPVLVDFWAEWCGPCKMLTPIIEEVAQEYGAKVKIGKLNVDQSPATASRYSVSNIPTILFIKAGNVVDQQVGLLAKKALKAKIDSFLQS
- a CDS encoding radical SAM protein — protein: MKIVALNPPFLPRYSRESRSPAVAKSGTLYYPMWLAYAVGFLEKQGHEVLFIDAPAAGLSYEQVEQRVAGFSPQLAVVDTSTPSIYSDVRVACSLKRKIPGLFAVCVGVHVSALPEQTLSLEAGLDAVAFGEYEATLAELATVLSSTAKKGALSLIAGIAYRDASGAIKRNGPREYIDNLDELPMVSAVYKKHLSVEPYFYGHSRHPLIVIMTGRGCPFHCTFCVVPQVLQGHRYRRRSVQGVVDEFIYIRDNFPQVREIMIEDDTLTADPRRCRELSAALIAAGATLVPWSANSRADVDFETMAAMKKAGCRLFCVGFESGDQQILNNIKKGTTIEKIRRFMKDARRAGILVHGCFMVGNRGETRETLETTLRFAKELGPDTAQFFPIMAYPGTDDYRYFKDRGWIVTEDFRKWLTDDGLHSSVVSNPDLSYETLVDFCDRARREFYLRPRYLAGKAAQALRNPGEFKRLVKGFRALLPYLVNPSLKRRPASQC